In a single window of the Caulobacter soli genome:
- a CDS encoding fatty acid desaturase, with the protein MSMKLKREDGVGETPGNDGGLVRQAHKLTIDLSTPSRAIYWIDLTLTATAAWGGLALTATTHSLAAGLVAGLVGLLALYRGLSFIHEISHLRPKDVPGFRLGWNLLFGVPLMTPSMMYEGVHNLHHAKQRFGTARDPEYLPLERYSAFKLALFTAISLLAPLGVILRSGILIPLSFVFPGVRRLVKTKLSALVINPDFVREDNDKTRPDWLAQELGCWLWCWGVAAATVAGFVPVRVVLTWFALFSLATFVNQLRTLVAHYWHNDGEMMSFEDQFLDSVNVPPPAMLPFLWAPVGLRYHALHHLLPRLPYHNLGKAHARLSAQLAATSPYHRVEEKGLFVALAKLFRRAGVSTSPLAVKADAIERQSA; encoded by the coding sequence ATGTCGATGAAGCTGAAGCGTGAGGACGGCGTGGGCGAGACCCCTGGAAACGACGGCGGTCTGGTCCGGCAGGCTCACAAGCTGACGATCGACCTGTCGACGCCCAGCCGCGCGATCTACTGGATCGACCTGACCCTGACGGCGACGGCGGCCTGGGGCGGCCTGGCCCTGACCGCGACGACCCACAGCCTGGCCGCCGGCCTGGTGGCGGGTCTGGTCGGTCTGCTGGCCCTCTATCGCGGTCTCAGCTTCATCCACGAGATCAGCCATCTGCGGCCCAAGGACGTGCCGGGCTTCCGCCTGGGGTGGAACCTGCTGTTCGGCGTGCCGTTGATGACGCCGTCGATGATGTACGAAGGCGTGCACAACCTGCACCACGCCAAGCAGCGCTTCGGCACCGCTCGCGACCCCGAATACCTGCCGCTGGAGCGTTATTCTGCCTTCAAGCTGGCGCTGTTCACGGCGATCTCGCTGCTGGCGCCGCTGGGCGTGATCCTGCGCTCGGGGATCCTGATTCCGCTGTCGTTCGTGTTCCCCGGCGTGCGCCGCCTGGTGAAGACCAAGCTGTCGGCCCTGGTGATCAATCCCGACTTCGTGCGCGAGGACAACGACAAGACCCGGCCTGACTGGCTGGCCCAGGAGCTGGGCTGCTGGCTGTGGTGCTGGGGCGTGGCGGCCGCCACGGTCGCCGGCTTCGTGCCGGTGCGCGTCGTGCTGACCTGGTTCGCCCTGTTCTCGCTGGCCACCTTCGTCAACCAGCTGCGGACCCTGGTGGCCCACTACTGGCACAACGACGGCGAGATGATGAGCTTCGAGGACCAGTTCCTGGACTCAGTGAACGTGCCGCCGCCGGCCATGCTGCCGTTCCTGTGGGCCCCGGTCGGCCTGCGCTACCACGCCCTGCACCACCTGCTGCCGCGCCTGCCGTACCACAATCTGGGCAAGGCCCACGCGCGGCTGTCGGCCCAGCTGGCGGCGACCTCTCCCTATCACCGGGTCGAGGAGAAGGGGTTGTTCGTGGCGCTGGCCAAGCTGTTCCGCCGCGCCGGCGTTTCGACGTCACCCCTGGCGGTCAAGGCCGACGCGATCGAACGCCAGAGCGCCTGA
- a CDS encoding DUF2314 domain-containing protein — protein sequence MNAAIAEAQEGFPRFKAAVAGQGGGPAIEVALVKYGFAAKTKGAEVEHVFLGDVHAKDGVLWGVVNADPVYTDEVSEGDAVMIEDARVSDWLYVIDGRGIGGFTFKLMWKTFSPLEKAAYRAQPPFLWLAHQLFD from the coding sequence ATGAACGCCGCCATCGCCGAAGCTCAGGAGGGCTTTCCTCGGTTCAAGGCGGCGGTCGCCGGACAAGGCGGCGGCCCGGCGATCGAGGTCGCGCTGGTCAAGTATGGCTTCGCGGCCAAGACCAAGGGCGCGGAGGTCGAGCACGTCTTCCTTGGGGACGTGCATGCCAAGGACGGCGTGTTGTGGGGCGTGGTCAACGCGGACCCGGTCTATACCGACGAGGTTTCGGAGGGCGACGCGGTCATGATCGAGGACGCGCGTGTCTCCGATTGGCTCTACGTCATCGATGGCAGAGGGATCGGCGGCTTCACCTTCAAGCTGATGTGGAAGACGTTCTCGCCGCTGGAGAAGGCCGCCTACCGCGCTCAACCTCCCTTCCTGTGGCTGGCGCACCAGCTTTTCGACTAG
- a CDS encoding flagellin has product MTLSVNTNQPALIALQNLNKTNDEMSNVQSRINTGLAISTAKDNAAVWSIAQDQRADRSALAAVKMSLDRATSITDVALAGGEQVSDLLTQMREKVVAAKDTSLSTSSRTSLNADFQGLLKNMTQVINSAIFDGANILNGSQTFNITFLADADAATVITLNLQNLSLGGSINSLTATDNISTMTQAANVLTRLDATFGRVNQAVGSIGSQAKQIEAHNTFVSKLDDVLETGVGNLVDADMAKESARLQALQVKQQLGAQALSIANQAPQIILSLFNGN; this is encoded by the coding sequence ATGACGCTGAGCGTGAACACTAATCAGCCCGCGCTGATCGCCCTGCAAAATCTGAACAAGACGAACGACGAGATGTCGAACGTCCAGAGCCGGATCAACACGGGCCTGGCGATCTCGACCGCCAAGGACAACGCCGCCGTCTGGTCGATCGCCCAGGACCAGCGCGCCGACCGCTCGGCGCTCGCCGCGGTCAAGATGAGCCTTGATCGCGCCACCTCGATCACCGACGTGGCCCTGGCCGGCGGCGAACAGGTCTCGGACCTGCTGACCCAGATGCGCGAAAAGGTCGTCGCGGCCAAGGACACCTCGCTGTCGACCTCGTCGCGCACGTCCCTGAACGCCGACTTCCAGGGCCTGCTCAAGAACATGACGCAGGTGATCAACAGCGCCATCTTCGACGGCGCCAACATCCTCAACGGCAGCCAGACGTTCAACATCACGTTCCTGGCCGACGCCGACGCCGCCACCGTGATCACGCTGAACCTGCAGAACCTGTCGCTGGGCGGTTCGATCAACAGCCTGACGGCCACCGACAACATCAGCACGATGACCCAGGCCGCCAACGTGCTGACGCGCCTGGACGCCACGTTCGGCAGGGTGAACCAGGCGGTCGGCTCGATCGGTTCGCAAGCCAAGCAGATCGAGGCGCACAACACCTTCGTGTCCAAGCTGGACGATGTGCTGGAAACCGGCGTGGGCAACCTCGTCGACGCCGACATGGCCAAGGAGAGCGCGCGCCTCCAGGCTCTGCAGGTCAAGCAGCAGCTCGGCGCGCAGGCGCTTTCGATCGCCAACCAGGCGCCGCAGATCATTCTCTCGTTGTTCAACGGCAACTAG
- a CDS encoding helix-turn-helix transcriptional regulator: protein MFRVETHGPALPARSSLYGAGEARCATRDPTAIEKCYAGPVIGVVVAGTFDYAGRHGRARATPGAILMGNAGESFDCRHLDAGGNRRAVIALHPDLLSEVANDCGLDDADFAVSTLAPSRETAPLYGAVRRAAGGLRLDEEGVIDLAASALTLGRRTRPVATSEAERRRIRDVVRHLDVAYAEPCGLETLAAMGQVSRFHFIRLFRQVTGESPRQYLIGARLRAAADRLTDTAEPITHIAFDIGFNDISHFNATFRRAFGLSPTAWRKTA from the coding sequence ATGTTCCGCGTCGAGACCCACGGCCCCGCCTTGCCCGCCCGCTCGTCGCTGTACGGCGCCGGCGAGGCGCGCTGCGCCACGCGCGACCCGACCGCGATCGAGAAGTGCTACGCCGGCCCGGTAATCGGCGTCGTGGTGGCGGGAACCTTCGACTATGCCGGTCGTCATGGCCGCGCCCGCGCCACACCCGGCGCCATCCTGATGGGCAACGCGGGCGAGAGCTTCGATTGCCGCCACCTGGACGCCGGCGGCAATCGGCGGGCGGTGATCGCCCTGCATCCGGATCTGCTGTCCGAGGTCGCCAACGACTGCGGGCTGGACGACGCCGACTTCGCGGTCTCGACCCTGGCTCCCTCGCGCGAGACCGCGCCGCTCTACGGCGCGGTGCGCCGGGCGGCCGGCGGGCTGCGACTGGACGAGGAGGGCGTGATCGACCTGGCGGCCAGCGCCTTGACCTTGGGCCGCCGCACCCGCCCGGTCGCGACATCCGAAGCCGAGCGTCGCCGCATCCGCGACGTGGTCCGCCATCTGGACGTCGCCTATGCCGAGCCCTGCGGATTGGAGACCCTGGCGGCGATGGGCCAGGTCAGCCGCTTCCATTTCATCCGGCTGTTCCGGCAGGTGACCGGCGAAAGCCCGCGCCAGTACCTGATCGGCGCGCGCCTGCGGGCCGCCGCCGACCGGCTGACCGACACCGCCGAACCGATCACCCACATCGCCTTCGACATCGGCTTCAACGACATCTCGCACTTCAACGCCACGTTCCGCCGGGCCTTTGGGTTGTCGCCCACCGCGTGGCGGAAGACGGCTTAG
- a CDS encoding flagellin: MPLNSINTNAGAMIALQNLNATNSELSVTQQRINTGKKVGNAKDNGAIWAIAKTQSSTASALNAVKDSLQRGQSTIDVALAAGDTVTDLLGKMKEKALAASDTSLNSASFNALVSDFNSLRDQITKAVTNAKFNGVSIADGSTQKLAFLANADGSQFTVAAKTLSLAGLKLSSTSSFSTAAAAKSMIDTVSTALGTATNKLASLGTSSTGLDTHLTFIGKLQDSLDAGVGNLVDADLAKESAKLQSLQTKQQLGIQALSIANQSTSSILSLFR; this comes from the coding sequence ATGCCGCTGAATAGCATCAACACGAACGCTGGCGCGATGATTGCGCTGCAAAACCTGAACGCCACCAACAGCGAGCTGAGTGTTACGCAACAGCGTATCAACACCGGCAAGAAGGTGGGCAACGCCAAGGACAACGGCGCGATCTGGGCTATCGCCAAGACGCAATCCTCGACCGCCAGCGCGCTGAACGCCGTGAAGGACTCGCTGCAACGCGGCCAGTCCACCATCGACGTGGCCCTGGCCGCCGGCGACACCGTCACCGACCTGCTGGGCAAGATGAAGGAAAAGGCGCTGGCCGCTTCCGACACCTCGCTGAACTCGGCCTCGTTCAACGCCCTGGTTTCGGACTTCAACAGCCTCCGCGACCAGATCACCAAGGCCGTTACCAACGCCAAGTTCAACGGCGTCTCGATCGCCGATGGTTCGACCCAGAAGCTGGCCTTCCTGGCCAACGCCGACGGCAGCCAGTTCACGGTCGCCGCCAAGACCCTGTCGCTGGCCGGCCTGAAGCTCAGCTCGACCTCGTCGTTCTCGACGGCCGCCGCCGCCAAGTCGATGATCGACACCGTCAGCACCGCCCTGGGCACGGCGACCAACAAACTGGCTTCGCTGGGCACCAGCTCGACGGGCCTGGACACCCACCTGACCTTCATCGGCAAGCTGCAAGACAGCCTGGACGCCGGCGTTGGCAACCTGGTCGACGCCGACCTGGCCAAGGAAAGCGCCAAGCTGCAGTCGCTGCAAACCAAGCAGCAGCTGGGCATCCAGGCGCTCTCCATCGCCAACCAGTCGACCTCGTCGATCCTGAGCCTGTTCCGATAG
- a CDS encoding adenosylmethionine--8-amino-7-oxononanoate transaminase produces MTAESPDWLVAGAPHVWRPYCQMKTARPPLPVVSTRGSRLILDDGRELVDGLASWWTACHGYNHPHIAQAVRDQLERMPHVMFGGLAHEPAYRLAKRLADILPGDLNHAFFAESGSVAVEIAMKMALQFHINQGRQGRTRFLSFRGGYHGDTLATMTVCDPEEGMHSLFSGVMPSQVIADLPVDTASEAALDALLAQRGGEIAAILTEPLVQGAGGMLFHDPEVLRRLRRAADKHGVLLIFDEIFTGFGRTGELFAMQAAGVEPDIVTLSKALTGGTLPLSVAVASTRVFEAFWSDEAGAALMHGPTYMGNALACAAANASLDLFEDGAWRMNVARVSAALAKGLEPVRTAPGVVDVRVLGAIGVMEFDAPVAVGALCDAFAAEGAWIRPMGKTVYLTPAFTTPDADLEILFAAIRKVIGAGGVEGSGGV; encoded by the coding sequence ATGACCGCTGAAAGCCCCGACTGGCTGGTGGCTGGCGCGCCTCACGTCTGGCGGCCCTATTGCCAGATGAAGACCGCCCGACCGCCGCTGCCGGTGGTTTCCACGCGAGGGTCGCGGCTGATTCTGGACGACGGGCGCGAGTTGGTCGACGGCCTGGCCTCGTGGTGGACGGCCTGTCACGGCTACAACCATCCGCATATCGCCCAGGCGGTGCGCGATCAGCTGGAGCGGATGCCGCACGTGATGTTCGGTGGCCTGGCCCATGAGCCGGCCTATCGCCTGGCCAAGCGTTTGGCCGACATCCTGCCGGGCGACCTGAACCACGCCTTCTTCGCCGAGTCGGGCTCGGTGGCGGTCGAGATCGCCATGAAGATGGCGCTGCAGTTCCATATCAACCAGGGCCGGCAAGGGCGCACGCGGTTCCTGTCGTTCCGGGGCGGCTATCACGGCGACACCCTGGCGACGATGACGGTCTGCGACCCGGAGGAGGGCATGCATAGCCTGTTCTCCGGCGTCATGCCGAGCCAGGTGATCGCCGACCTGCCGGTGGACACTGCTTCGGAAGCCGCGCTCGACGCCCTGCTGGCGCAGCGGGGCGGGGAGATCGCCGCGATCCTGACCGAGCCGCTGGTGCAGGGCGCGGGCGGCATGCTGTTCCACGATCCCGAGGTGCTGCGCCGCCTGCGCCGGGCCGCCGACAAGCACGGCGTGCTGCTGATCTTCGACGAGATCTTCACCGGCTTTGGCCGCACGGGCGAGTTGTTCGCCATGCAGGCGGCGGGGGTCGAGCCCGACATTGTCACCCTGTCCAAGGCCCTGACCGGCGGGACCCTGCCGCTGTCGGTCGCCGTGGCCTCGACCAGGGTGTTCGAGGCTTTTTGGTCCGACGAAGCCGGGGCGGCGTTGATGCACGGCCCCACCTACATGGGCAACGCCCTGGCCTGCGCCGCCGCCAACGCTTCGCTGGACCTGTTCGAGGACGGCGCCTGGCGCATGAACGTGGCGCGGGTGTCGGCGGCCTTGGCCAAGGGGCTGGAGCCGGTGCGGACCGCGCCGGGCGTGGTCGACGTGCGGGTGCTGGGCGCGATCGGGGTGATGGAGTTCGACGCGCCGGTGGCCGTCGGCGCCCTGTGCGACGCCTTCGCCGCCGAGGGGGCGTGGATTCGGCCGATGGGCAAGACCGTGTACCTGACCCCGGCCTTCACGACGCCGGACGCGGATCTGGAGATCCTGTTCGCGGCGATCCGCAAGGTGATCGGGGCGGGCGGGGTTGAAGGATCGGGCGGGGTCTGA
- the bioD gene encoding dethiobiotin synthase, with the protein MPALFVTGTGTDIGKTYVSCALIRALKTRGAVVDAFKPVVSGFDPKDAAGSDPARLAAALGDPGGVFRIAPRRYLAPLSPNIAARLEGETLVLDDMVIDAMARAAEVRDGLLLVEGAGGVMSPLTDGETNLDMIATVGAPVLLVAGSYLGTISHVLTALVALRAANARVAAVVMSQSLDAPDLNQTAQALIPFLQGAPLFLAPRGESWDAGALADHLLTDLRAP; encoded by the coding sequence ATGCCCGCCCTGTTCGTCACCGGCACGGGCACCGACATCGGCAAGACCTATGTCAGCTGCGCCCTGATCCGTGCGCTGAAGACCCGGGGCGCGGTCGTCGACGCCTTCAAGCCGGTGGTCAGCGGGTTCGATCCCAAGGACGCGGCCGGCAGCGACCCGGCCCGGCTGGCCGCCGCCCTGGGTGATCCCGGCGGCGTGTTCCGCATCGCGCCGCGCCGCTACCTCGCCCCGCTGTCGCCTAATATCGCCGCGCGGCTGGAGGGCGAAACCCTGGTGCTGGACGACATGGTCATCGACGCCATGGCTCGCGCCGCCGAGGTTCGCGACGGCCTGCTGCTGGTCGAGGGGGCCGGCGGGGTGATGTCGCCCCTGACCGATGGCGAGACCAATCTCGACATGATCGCTACCGTGGGCGCGCCGGTGCTGCTGGTGGCGGGCTCGTATCTGGGCACGATCAGCCACGTCCTGACCGCCCTGGTCGCCCTGCGCGCCGCCAACGCCCGGGTCGCCGCCGTGGTGATGAGTCAGAGCCTGGATGCGCCCGACTTGAACCAGACGGCCCAAGCTCTGATCCCGTTCCTGCAGGGCGCGCCGTTGTTCCTCGCCCCGCGCGGGGAATCCTGGGACGCTGGCGCCCTGGCCGACCACCTGTTGACGGACCTTCGCGCGCCATGA
- a CDS encoding flagellar protein FlaG — translation MEKHVVADGPQPGDLRLVIEQDSKTGTYVYKTVDRRTGDILQQFPREDVLRFKQAEHYDPGEVFDGLT, via the coding sequence GTGGAGAAGCATGTCGTGGCCGACGGTCCCCAGCCGGGGGACCTGCGCCTGGTGATCGAGCAGGACAGCAAGACCGGCACCTACGTCTACAAGACGGTGGATCGGCGGACTGGCGACATCCTGCAGCAGTTTCCGCGTGAGGACGTCCTGCGCTTCAAGCAGGCCGAGCATTACGATCCGGGCGAAGTCTTCGACGGTCTGACCTAA
- a CDS encoding Gfo/Idh/MocA family protein, producing the protein MTAPLRVAMIGLGDIARKAYLPVLGPRRDIELTFVTRNTEILAELGAAWRIERLHTELDAALAEGLDGALVHAATAAHPDIVRRLLEAGVPTLVDKPIADNAADSEALVDLAETRGVSLMVGFNRRFAPVYQDAAGLDLPLVVMQKNRADQADETRRVVFDDFIHVVDTLRFLAPGATDARVHGRIEGGLLRHVALSLSGEGRDALGIMNRVSGANEETLEVSGAGAKRRIVDMAQVIDQSAQDHLTRRGDWTSVGRQRGFEGLCEHFLAAVRDGRRLSALDALETHRLCETVVTALGGQRL; encoded by the coding sequence ATGACCGCCCCCCTCCGCGTCGCCATGATCGGGCTGGGCGACATCGCCCGAAAGGCCTACCTGCCCGTTCTCGGCCCGCGGCGAGACATCGAGCTGACCTTCGTCACGCGCAACACCGAGATCCTGGCCGAGCTGGGCGCGGCCTGGCGGATCGAGCGGCTGCACACGGAACTGGACGCCGCCCTGGCCGAGGGCCTGGACGGCGCTCTGGTCCACGCGGCCACGGCGGCCCATCCCGACATCGTCCGCCGCCTGCTGGAGGCCGGCGTGCCGACGCTGGTCGACAAGCCCATCGCCGACAACGCCGCCGACAGCGAGGCCCTGGTCGACCTGGCCGAAACGCGGGGCGTGTCGCTGATGGTCGGCTTCAACCGCCGCTTCGCCCCGGTCTACCAGGACGCCGCCGGCCTCGATCTGCCGCTGGTCGTGATGCAGAAGAACCGCGCCGACCAGGCCGACGAGACGCGCCGGGTGGTGTTCGACGACTTCATCCACGTGGTCGACACCCTGCGGTTCCTGGCTCCCGGCGCGACCGACGCGCGGGTGCACGGCCGCATCGAGGGCGGGCTGCTGCGGCACGTGGCCCTGTCGCTTTCCGGCGAAGGCCGCGACGCTCTGGGGATCATGAACCGGGTCAGCGGCGCCAACGAGGAAACGCTGGAGGTCTCGGGCGCGGGCGCCAAGCGGCGGATCGTCGACATGGCCCAGGTGATCGACCAGTCGGCCCAGGACCACCTGACGCGGCGTGGCGACTGGACCTCGGTCGGCCGCCAGCGCGGCTTCGAAGGGCTGTGCGAGCACTTCCTGGCCGCCGTGCGCGACGGCCGCCGGCTGTCGGCGCTGGACGCCCTGGAAACACATCGGCTGTGCGAGACGGTGGTGACCGCGTTGGGCGGCCAACGCCTCTAG
- the ssb gene encoding single-stranded DNA-binding protein, which produces MAGSVNKVILVGNLGADPEIRTLSSGDRVANLRLATSETWRDRTSGERKEKTEWHRVVIFNDNLVKVAESYLRKGSTVYIEGAIQTRKWADASGVEKYSTEIVLQKFRGELTMLGGRGDGAGASSGGGYDEGYAGGGGGGGNFGGGAPRSQPSGPRESFSADLDDEIPF; this is translated from the coding sequence ATGGCGGGCAGCGTCAACAAGGTCATTCTGGTCGGCAACCTCGGCGCAGATCCCGAAATCCGCACCCTCAGCTCGGGCGACCGCGTCGCCAACCTGCGTCTGGCCACCTCGGAAACCTGGCGCGACCGCACCTCGGGCGAGCGCAAGGAAAAGACCGAATGGCACCGCGTGGTGATCTTCAACGACAACCTGGTGAAGGTGGCCGAGAGCTATCTGCGCAAGGGTTCGACGGTCTACATCGAGGGCGCGATCCAGACCCGCAAGTGGGCCGACGCCTCGGGCGTCGAGAAGTATTCGACCGAGATCGTGCTGCAGAAGTTCCGCGGTGAACTGACCATGCTGGGCGGTCGCGGCGACGGCGCGGGCGCTTCGTCGGGCGGCGGCTATGACGAAGGCTACGCCGGTGGCGGCGGTGGCGGCGGCAACTTCGGCGGCGGCGCGCCGCGCAGCCAGCCCAGCGGCCCGCGCGAAAGCTTCTCGGCCGACCTGGACGACGAAATCCCGTTCTAA
- the pseH gene encoding UDP-4-amino-4,6-dideoxy-N-acetyl-beta-L-altrosamine N-acetyltransferase, with protein sequence MIELRDLTDGDEAVLFQWRGEPEVDRWMSDAAFPSREAHAAWFQALRSDPDMRGWMIVRAGEPSGLLTLTGLLSHHRRAGWNWFLGSAEARGRGVGRAAQVLGLDRAFGELGLHKVFAEVMADNDAALKAQAASGFRREGYLRGHVLKDGQPRDVVLLGILAGEWRELRGEVRRSLTDAHLIAA encoded by the coding sequence ATGATCGAGCTTCGCGATTTGACGGATGGCGACGAGGCTGTCCTGTTCCAATGGCGGGGCGAGCCGGAGGTCGACCGCTGGATGTCCGACGCGGCCTTTCCGAGCCGCGAGGCCCACGCCGCCTGGTTTCAGGCGCTGCGTTCCGATCCCGACATGCGCGGCTGGATGATCGTCCGGGCCGGCGAGCCTTCAGGCCTGCTGACCCTGACGGGCTTGCTCAGCCATCATCGCCGGGCCGGCTGGAACTGGTTCCTTGGCTCGGCCGAGGCGCGGGGCAGGGGCGTGGGGCGCGCCGCCCAGGTGCTGGGTCTGGACCGCGCGTTCGGCGAACTGGGCCTGCACAAGGTGTTCGCCGAGGTCATGGCCGACAACGACGCGGCGCTGAAGGCCCAGGCGGCTTCCGGCTTTCGGCGTGAAGGCTATCTGCGCGGCCACGTGCTCAAGGACGGCCAACCGCGCGACGTCGTGTTGCTGGGCATCCTGGCCGGGGAATGGCGCGAACTGCGGGGCGAAGTCCGGCGCTCGCTGACGGACGCTCATCTGATCGCGGCCTAG
- the bioF gene encoding 8-amino-7-oxononanoate synthase, translated as MHSLDTYAADKIERLEAASLMRRLKPTQRSAGAIVERDGRKLLSFSCNDYLGLSQHPAVKAAAQAAIETHGSGSGASRLVTGDNPLFSELEARLARLKGTEACALFGSGYLANTGVIPTFAGKGDLVLVDELAHACIWAGAQLSGARIIPFAHNDTDHLAELLAEHRSSYRHAIVATDGVFSMDGDIAPLDWLSAVCEANDAWLLSDDAHGVGVLAEGKGSAALFPEAQVPFQMGTLSKALGSYGGYVCGSQAVVDLLKTRARTLVYTTGLPPAAVAAALAALDIIEGDPALTALPLAKAQAFTKAAGLPKAISPIVPVIIGEAQDALDASRALEAEGFLVVAIRPPTVPAGEARLRIAFSADHPDAEIARLAALVKPYVKAAD; from the coding sequence ATGCACAGTCTCGACACCTACGCGGCCGACAAGATCGAACGCCTCGAAGCGGCCAGCCTGATGCGCCGCCTCAAGCCCACCCAGCGTTCCGCCGGGGCCATCGTCGAACGCGACGGCCGCAAGCTGCTGTCCTTCTCCTGCAACGACTATCTGGGTCTGTCCCAGCACCCGGCGGTCAAGGCCGCCGCCCAGGCCGCGATCGAAACCCATGGCTCGGGCTCGGGCGCCTCGCGACTGGTGACCGGCGACAATCCTTTGTTCTCGGAGCTTGAGGCCCGGCTGGCCCGGTTGAAGGGCACGGAAGCCTGCGCGCTGTTCGGTTCGGGTTATCTGGCCAACACCGGCGTGATCCCCACCTTCGCCGGCAAGGGCGACCTGGTGCTGGTCGACGAGTTGGCCCACGCCTGCATCTGGGCCGGCGCCCAGCTGTCGGGGGCCAGGATCATCCCGTTCGCCCACAACGACACCGACCATCTGGCCGAGCTGCTGGCCGAGCATCGGTCCAGCTATCGCCACGCCATCGTCGCCACCGACGGGGTGTTCTCGATGGACGGCGACATCGCCCCGCTGGACTGGTTGTCGGCGGTCTGCGAGGCCAACGACGCCTGGCTGCTGTCGGACGACGCCCATGGCGTGGGCGTGCTGGCGGAGGGCAAGGGCTCGGCGGCCCTGTTCCCCGAGGCCCAGGTCCCGTTCCAGATGGGCACCCTGTCCAAGGCCCTGGGCTCGTACGGCGGCTATGTGTGCGGCTCGCAAGCCGTGGTCGACCTGCTCAAGACCCGGGCTCGCACCCTGGTCTACACCACCGGCCTACCGCCGGCCGCCGTCGCCGCCGCCTTGGCGGCCCTGGACATCATCGAGGGCGATCCGGCCCTGACCGCCCTGCCCCTGGCCAAGGCCCAGGCCTTCACCAAGGCTGCCGGCTTGCCCAAGGCGATCAGCCCGATCGTGCCGGTGATCATCGGCGAGGCCCAGGACGCCCTGGACGCCTCGCGCGCCCTGGAGGCCGAGGGCTTCCTGGTCGTGGCCATCCGCCCGCCAACCGTCCCGGCCGGCGAGGCCCGCCTACGCATCGCCTTCAGCGCCGACCATCCCGACGCCGAGATCGCCCGCCTGGCCGCGTTGGTGAAGCCCTACGTCAAGGCCGCCGACTGA
- a CDS encoding DoxX family membrane protein, translated as MNRDGVPYGLGAIALGVIGLVFGDFALQWQPVPKDLPGHYALALVSATVMLVLGLGVLWSRTARPAAAALAVVYLGWVALHGPDTAAAPGSVASWLGVAETLSMSAGGLALFAGLAQPPDDRLRLAARLIYGLCPLVFGLSHFAYADFTAKMVPGWIPHPLFWAYATGTCHLAAGLAILFGVAPRLAATLLTTMMGCFVVMLHIPRVMAAPDSHLEWTMTAIALSLTGAAWALRQSLPTPEPSGALAFDRVGLDRQG; from the coding sequence ATGAACCGCGACGGCGTTCCCTACGGCCTCGGCGCCATCGCGCTGGGGGTCATCGGCCTGGTCTTCGGCGACTTCGCCCTGCAGTGGCAGCCCGTGCCCAAGGACCTGCCCGGCCACTACGCCCTGGCGCTGGTCAGCGCGACGGTCATGCTGGTGCTCGGCCTGGGCGTCCTGTGGTCGCGCACCGCCCGCCCCGCCGCCGCGGCCCTGGCCGTGGTCTATCTCGGCTGGGTCGCCCTGCATGGTCCGGACACGGCGGCCGCGCCCGGCAGTGTCGCGTCCTGGCTGGGCGTGGCCGAGACCCTGTCGATGTCGGCCGGAGGCCTGGCCCTGTTCGCCGGCCTGGCCCAACCGCCGGACGATCGGCTACGCCTGGCCGCGCGGCTGATCTACGGCCTATGCCCGCTGGTCTTCGGCCTCAGCCATTTCGCCTATGCCGACTTCACCGCCAAGATGGTGCCCGGCTGGATCCCCCATCCGCTGTTCTGGGCCTATGCGACCGGGACCTGTCACCTGGCGGCGGGACTGGCGATCCTGTTCGGCGTCGCGCCGCGACTGGCCGCCACCCTGCTGACCACGATGATGGGATGCTTCGTCGTCATGCTGCACATTCCGCGCGTGATGGCGGCACCCGACAGCCATCTGGAATGGACCATGACGGCGATCGCCCTGTCGCTGACCGGCGCGGCCTGGGCCTTGCGCCAGTCCTTGCCGACTCCGGAGCCGTCAGGCGCTCTGGCGTTCGATCGCGTCGGCCTTGACCGCCAGGGGTGA